The genomic stretch GATAGATGTAAGACCCATTTCACGCATATGTTGCAACACCAGAGATGCTGATTTTCATTAAGATACATCAGAGCTGAATTCCTTCTAAAATAAGACAATCAGTACAACTTGCTACCTTGGAAAATGCAGTTTTAAGTGTCTTCATGAATGCTGGTATATTTATGAGCCAACTGTAAATTATCTTTAATATAAGCTATAATTTACTGATGTGATCATTCTTCATAACTATATATACTCAAAGTGAATGATTTCTCATGCTTAGCAAAATCTTCTTTAggtaatggaagaaaatactttcattaaaagaaccacaaaaatataaaagttattattCCAGCACATATTCTAGTATTTGTAATTTTGAAGTTATACACTTTTAGAATAAACTTGGGTTTTCAAGCTCTGTCAAGCTTGAGCAGGATAGGAAATGTATAAATTGAGCTCTCTGATCATAATCTGAACATATATATTCCTGCTCATGAAAATACTCTGCACCAGCAAAAACGATTTCCAACATATGTGTTTTGGAGGTAATTAAGTAactctgtataaaaataaatgcactttctcctcctttccagtGACTGGAAAACttccatacttttaaaataataataaaaagtaacaataatttttaagagcaaCAGCCCTTAACTCTTTGCTGGTGCCTGCCATACTGCCTCTCTTTACTCCATTCTTAGCTCTGCTAGTTTCTTCTCATATGTAATGATAAAAAGGCAATGCGGGTGGGTTATCACTTTTGTGTATGTCCCTTTTCCAAATTTCCCTCTCCAAAAagccaaccaaacaaacaaacaaaaaaactcaacagTGCAACAAAACACAAATAGCATTCCAACAGTTTGGCAAGTGATGCGTTCACCTGAGATTAAGTGATTTTAGGCAGTCAGTAACAAAATGTTGCTTTGCTGTAATAGTAGAAAGGCaacaaactcttaaaagaaaCCAAGAAGGTATACAATCTTGACAAAGTCTCTTATTAGCTTCCTCCTCTTATCTCTTTTCCCACATATCTGTTGCGTATCTACTACAGTAGGCTGCAAAACATACAGCAAGAAGGATTGGCTTGAAGGCATTTGATGTTTGTAAATAAATCCACAATAGGATCCAAGCTGAAGAGGTGATACATGGTCAGCCTAGTAGGACAATTCTGAGCATGTGCATACGCAGGTAAAGTCCAGgctatattaaattaaaaaaaaaaaaaatgtcagtgcGTTTTTTTCATGTTAAAGTTTTTTTCAAAGCTTTCTTTTGTTCCTTGTTGTGCTCACTGCAAACAAGTTTTAAGAGTATCAAGAGTCTggcataaatggaaaaaaaaaagctgtagtgACATGGAACCGCACAATGTAAGCATTGAGCATGTGCAAATTTTCAaatcaaaagaaggaaatcatccCTCTTTACAACGTGGTGTCTTGACACGTATGACCATAGGCTAAGAAGACTGCTCTTAGTATGTGCCAGTTTTAAAGGAGAAAAGCTTAGATCTTCAAGCATGTTGGAGCAGTCCCAGAATGTTGCTGTAGGCTTCTAAAGCATGATCACTGGTTGTTTCATGTATTCGCCATTTTTCTGGGCAAAAGCAATTCCACTTCCTCTGAAAACGTGTCTCCTATATACTTCTCTGTCCTCAGCCGGGAAGGGAAGAGATACAGTTCGGAACCCACATCAACTTGATTTAATCAAGTATTCCTTCAACGAGACGGGCAGGATGGTCTATCATCTGCTGACTGATCAGGATTTGGATCAatctagaaagaaaagagaaaaaaaccccaaaaccaaagtTAATTGATAAGGTTTAGTAAGAATGCAGCAAATAGGGTAATATTTTGAGTACTGGTTGAGAAATGTAATCAGAAAGAACATACAGAGTTTGTATGGGGAAGAAAGGGTATTAGTATCATCTATAAAGTACTTGCTATTCAATTACTAGATTAACAATTAAATTTAGAAAGGTATGCCGGAATAGTTTTATTTGATAAAAGCTAAAGGTAACGTTCTATCAGAGAATGGAGTTTTACTCAGCACTTAGTCACACTTAAGACTCAAATACACAATTGGCCAACATTTTCATAGCAATGATTTTCTTCTGTAAAGTATCCATTTCATCCTGTTACAAAAAAGTCAACTCATCTTTTCCCGAGCAGGAAGAATGTAGTTGTGTAAACAAAGTTCTTGGTGCTTACGTGAGGTAATAACTCATGGGTGTAAAGCCCTAGGGAGGGCCTAGGAATACAGTGTGTATCAAGAAATAGGAATGGTGAACCCAAAATGCTCTAGAGGCTTCCCACCTTGCCTCTTTCTGTAGTGACTTTCATATGCACATACACTTAATAAAAGTGAACATATTTCAGTTGCTTCTCAGGTACAAAGAGAATGGGCACAGGAAGGCAAATTGTTGGgtttaatacatttcttttactGAAAGATCTTTTGGACAAGACCCATTTACAATACTTTCCCCCCTCTATGTGGCTAGATGTTAAATAGTTAAATCACACCCTGAACCAATTTAgggttttaaaagttttgaattctcttaattatctttagttcattttaaaagaaggagGTAGATTTTATGACAAATTGCTTAAAAGTGGATACTTAGATtgccattcttttaaaatgcctGTCAGATCAAATCACAAATGAGGGACTTAATAAGCAAGACAGATATGTCAGAATAAAAATGTAGTGACAATGCTTCTAAAAAGTGGGAGGACATTTTTAGCATCTAATAATTTTATGAATTGAAATAGTGGGATAGAAAAATTATGTCCAATCAAGAATctgcagagaacaaaacagattcTGAACATCCTATAATCAATGAATAAAGTGGATTTCATATTAATCACATCCAAAGGAAAATTGACTCTTCTAGTCATggtattaaggggaaaaaaaagcaattcgTTGAAGAGTGAAACAATCCTTTTATGTCTTTCTTgggagtaatatttcactgtaaaaTAGCTGCCTCAACTAcagcaaccaaaaagaaaaagctgatgCTAGTGATTTACAAAAtcatttggtattttttaaattggtatcAAGGCCAACTCTAAGGTCCCTACAATGtgttattatgtatatatatattctgaagtATCCTGACATTGCTGGATTGCTCCCTACCTCCTTTCCTTTGCACCTatttttcttcctgcctggaacatTCTACATTTTGAGAATACTTACTCTTCAAGAATTAGTTTAACAATCACCTTCTTAGGGAAGCCCCTCCTGATTCTCAAGACCCAGCAAGATGCTCCTCAAATGAACTGTGCATTACTATTACATTGTTATGTAATATTTTGCTTCTAAGTTTGTTTTTCTCACCAGTCTGTACGCTTCTCCCAAGGGCCATATTTTATTCATGTAAGTGCTTAGTTActtgagatgaataaaaataatctaagagTACAGGAATGCTGTTTAAGATGTTATTACAAATGTTATTTTCCCTTATGACTGagaatgttaaaatatgaaaattaaattggaAAAGGATGATGAATAAGATAAATTCTAGCTATTTAATCAATGACTGTAAAATGCCAGCTCTATAGATGCTTTAAAAGATGAATTATTCCTTTAACTGGCATTTAGGAAGTATGAGGTTAGATCATTATCTTTATTTCCCCAATAATATAAGAGACCAGTCCTACCTCTGGGTCAAACTTAGTAAATAGTGACAACCTTATGATCTAACTTTTAATCTGTTgttcaaaattatttgtttttctcttatcatGATAATCAAAACctaactgtgtttttaaaaagtctgcaatACTGTTTACTAAGAGAGTCACAGCCCATTACTTGAGGGTTTGATGCTTACCTCTGAATAAAGAGGTGGAGGCAAGAAACGAAACTCCTGAATATATGCAAACAGTGGTCCCTGAAGCGCTCTCTCAAAGTCATCACAAGCACTCACTGGTGCAAGATTATTCCGCCTTTGTTCCTCTGTTACCACTTCTGCATAGCTGGGTGGTGCTGAAGGAAAAAGATACACGCAATTCGAACAGCACGTTCTTATGCATGTCAAAATACACAGAATAGAAGGTATTAAAAAGGAATGTCAAGGtaacataataataatttgtcTTGTGATCAAAACTAGGGGGATATACGTTTTAAACCTAACATTAGGGGCACATCTACTCTCTTCAAGTATAGACAAACTTTAATCATAAAATATCAGAAGCAAAATTATGTTCTTGAAAATAATAGATTAAGCTTAGATATGCATTATCAAATTATTACCTTCAGGTCTTTCAGGTAGGGATAAACCAAGCCAGTTCATATTCATGCTACACTGACTGCTTACACTTGAGGTTCTGCTACCAAACGGATGTAGAGGAATGGTACCAATGACAAGTggcaaattaagaaataaatccaTAGCTCCAGGAATATCCACATATACCTAAACAATGAAAGGAGATGTTAGGTTTAGAATGCCAAGtactatttcctttaaaaaaatgaataacccAATCTAATGTTATTTGAGGCTctcatttacttcattttttaacttatatACCTACGATATACTTGAAAAGTTTCTCCATCGTGTACATTTACCTCAGGTAAAATTAGTAATTATATTCCAAACCATATAAagaattacatataattatatatatcacacatggaataaaaaaaatcaaatcctggATAAGACAAAATGATACCCGTACGActttaaaacctaaaaaaaaaccaccccaaaCCCTTAAATCTATACATACCATTAGTGAATATTCCACACGGATTATACTACAGTCGAGGATAGAGGGAGAAACTGGTGGAATTTTCAGCAACTTGCCATTCCACGTCTCTGTCTTTCCAGATGATAAGGATTCCCCACGCAAGTTAGCCACGAGCTGTTTGACTTCCTTCATTTTCCCTTTGGCATAGAAGGCCTGTGTTTGGTAAATGGCTGCCTTTGGCACCACCATTCGGGAGGAGCAGTTCTCAATCTCAGCAAATATCTGAATTGATTcacctacaggaaaaaaaaatattatctactgttaaaaaccaaccaaccaaccaaccaaccccaAAACAAATGTAGACTCTCAGGCTAAAGTCTGAAAGTTCAGTGAACTACATGGATATAAAGCTTATCCTAAGAGTGGCAAGtaacttacaaaaataaactacacATTTACAgtagcaatttaaaaaagaagactacATTCCAATTTATAAAAGGAAACTGGATAAGCACAATTTATGATATTTTACCAAAGAATACTGTATCATGTTTGCATTTAGTAGAAATAATGTAAATTCATACACAAGAGCTAAGTGAAGAAAGATCGTTTTTTTGTGGGAATCCACCTCATACATACCTGGCGTATAGCCCTTCCTTTCAATTTTGGCACTTAAGGATATTGGGCCTGAGGTACAGAACCAGCAACAGAGAGTCTTTTCTTTTGTGCCTGCTTGGGGtgactgtaagaaataaatttacagaaaaagatcAATGTATGAATTGAGACAGTAATAGAATGCTTTAAAATACAATCTTAAATTCTTGAAGAATTTAACATTAAAAGtagtgttggtttttttttttcagtatccaAATATACTTTTCCACTAACCAATGGCTTCTGATTTATATtagtatttttgtctttatacAAGTTTccattcaattaaagaaaaaagggtgCAGGGTTTAGCACCATATTTCATAAACATAGTTTTAGCCCAGGTTATTTACATACACAGTAattaaaaaccaaccaaaaaaacaaacagaaaaaaaaaaaaaaccctttccaCATTCCATTTaaactgccttaaaaaaaaaaaaaattaaaaaaaataaaggcagtttGGAAAGCAACTTGGTTATAATCCCAAATGATAACATCTTTCTCTGAGAATGTAAAACTcaataagtaaaaaaagaaaactgctcatttttaagattaattttactTGCTTAAAGatgttattatttgtttaaacCAAGTAAAGTTTTTGAAGTCAAATTTGAATCTtatgaaaaaatacaattaaaaaagatttcctttaaaacagaatttaagttttttcatgaaaataataatcTCCCCATCATTAGACAACTATCCCTATATTGGAATAATGCAATGCAGTACAAATTTTAGATTATGATATTTTCAAGTTAAGTGatattgttataataataattgataCTACTGTTCCTTTTCCACTACAGTTATTTAGGGAACAGATCTACTCTTTTGTTATTGCTGTTACCTTCTGAGGAAGATATTTCATACCAAATACTggtcttactttaaaaatttacttaaagttattacagtatCAGAAAATGTGAGCATATTCTGCATTAATTTGTGTGctcttaactatttttttttgaaaatggtaTTTATGTAATTCAAAAATGaagttactatttaaaaattataaagaatgtgTATGTAGTTTAGGTGATTATTCTTTAGTATTTatatgccaaaaacaaaaaatgaagaattcagTTAATTCTTACCAGTAATGAAGGAGTGTTGATATCTATATGCTCAAAGACTGTAAATTCCTTCTTTAATTTTACTGGTAGAAGCCAAGGCCTGTGCAATTCGGCTTTCACCCAATAGCGCACACTGCCATGTCGGCCTTCGAATGAGGTAGCAAGTGGTCTGTGCAGAATATAAAGGTCAATATATTAATCTTACAcctctttttaataattatacagTAGCTCAGCATAGAAGTGTTAATATATTGTATGTTTATACATCAATGAGTTATCAAAGGcataatttatatttccaaaGGGATAAGTCATTGGGGAAAAAACCTTCTGTTTCCAAATAATAATACATAGTTGTTAAATATTACAGAAATTTGGTTAAAAAAGCCAGAAGAATACAATCTCTTTAAACTAAGAAGAGGCTACTTTTAATGCTGGTGGCAAAATTACGAAAGTCTGGAAATGAACAATTCTTGAAAAGGTCAAgactttagtttaaaaataaagttaagaatGGTTTAACTATTTCTGTTGAGATATTCTGGACACTGGTTAAACAATCAGACCAAACGACTCCCTACGGCACTCCATTTTTCATTAACtaagaattattattatctctTATTATGGTAACTAATTAAGATTTAGAAAAGGCCTGGAATAGTCGTTATAGTTTCAAAAGTTTTTCACATTTCATTAATAAATCCACTGAAACTCTAAAAAAAGACTTTTACATTTCCCAGTTTACTTATGTTCTAACTCTTTTTGGCCATGCTTTCTAACTATACTATagacttaaaaaggaaaagaatcttctCTGTTGACCTGTATCAAGAGAATCAGAATTCTTTTTCAACTCTCCCAGATTTTATTACTtgtgtaagattttattttagtgaatttagtctctttttcataatttcattagaaaaatgcacaagGTTCATTTATTTACAAGGTAGAGTGCTAGCTTTTTATGAGGAGTAGTggtgttttactttttgttttgtattttagacTTCTGTATTAACTTGTATAGCAGAGAAATAAAACGCAGGATCTATGCTAGTCTTCTagagtttattttaaatgactttggTTTAtagatagaattttttaaaaatatattaagttacTTCCATCCTTTGAAAACATTCAGGCCCAAATGTATTAGTCCTATTGTATTCagacttaaaatatttctctcagAAAGTAATTAGGgcattatattaaaaatcatgttcttAAGCAGTATGATACACAGGATACTCTGAAAAATACCCTTTATGAACTCTATCCATATATAACAAGtactagaatttaaaaaaatacagaattatgTACCTTTGGCACTTGAAGTTCTTATGTAATGCCAAGCTTACCTTTCAGAACAAACAGTACAAGTGCCACTTTGCATGTTTTAATATCTGTTAAGGcattatttcaaaaattactCTTTGTATAATTTCCTCTAATGATTTATTATTACATTAAGAATATActactttccttcttcctttcataCTAGATTCCAAGCCTTAGATTAAGGTATCTCTGATGGATGTTTCCTTTTAAGTCCAGGTCATAATATCTCAAGTGACCTTCTCAATAGCTCTTTGCACAGAAGCTAATGAattcatatcagaaaaaacacATCACTTCTGAAGTTAGGATATTCTTAATTATCTTGACTTTCTTAGCTTACTGCTGTTGGGCAGCATCAGTAGAAAAAATGATCACTGAATTTTTATAAACTACTAAATGAGAGACTTGTTATGTTCTACCTTTTCTGCTAATGCTGATGATAAACTAagtattaagtgcttactatttCACTGGCACCTTCCAATTCACTCACtttaaatgaaatactattcaagttttaaaaaccATATAAAACTTGAGATAGAATACTAAGAATTGAGCTTTGCTTTCTATAATATTGCCactctagattaaaaaaatagcttcttttttgagtatatgttttcctctagcaAGTTTCAGTAatgaaaagggttttttttttttaaactaaaaatatttaaattcagaatgtttcattttaaaagaatggatgTTTATGAAAAATGCGTGTCACAAAATACTTACGTCTGTGGAAGCTCGAAGCTGAATGCATATTCATGCCTTCCTGAATGAATAGTGTTGAAGCCTTCTTCGGAATTATCATCatctaaaacaaacagaaaaagaaaacaaaaaacttgttaATAAACCTTTACACTCTCTTCCTGGTGGCAGAACTTTAAAGATGCTCACATAGTAATTAAGGCCACAAACTTTAGAGTGTGAGAGATCTGAGTTCTAATTCCAACTTCATCACTTCCTCTGGGTAAAATAAAAGTCCTGTCTTCGGTtgcttcatctgtagaatggggataattaaTACTTATACCCCATAGTTGGTTTTTCAATGGAAAACAACCTAAACTGCAAAGCATCTATGTGTGACAATACAGGCTCAACAAAAGATTCAGATTTCAAATCTCATACTAAGATGTTACCTTTCTCTTCATCCAATTACTTAAATTTATCCTATtaagactatatataaaatgaaaactgttcatgtaagccttttaaaatatgtcagttTTGATACGGAAGATGTGAATGTTGAAGCCCTAAAACCATTAGAAAACTCTGTCAAATAGAtgttggagttaaaaaaaaaaaaaggaacagtgaTTTTAATGTCAGTTTcatagctaaaaataaaaattcttattgaACCTAAAATTATGACCTCAGTCTATCCTAGCAACAGCTAAAAATTcgcatatatataaaatatactttagatTTAAAAGGTGCCTGCTTAATGGGAAACTGTCACACATCCTTGAAAAATGAAGACTAGGTTTGTTTCCCATTGCTAGAAAAAACGGGATGACTTTATTTTACAACCAATTTCTTTTGCTCAAATAGGTTTCTCCAAAACGTCTCCAAAACAAATATAACGAAATGTGGGAGGGTATTCTGGattcttaaaatgattttctaaagCGCTCTGACAGGTTAATTTAATTACATAAACGTCTACTAGAGCAGTTTTCTCGGTGTAGAAACCTTTATCATTATTAACCAGGAGACTAAGAGAAACGGGTATTATCATATTTAACTTTCCCTCACCAAAGTAATGAATTCACACAAAAACCGTGATGCTTCCCTTCCAtcacaggagaaaaggaaaaaagcgcCTATATGTGGAAacttttattcaaaaaaaatcaCCAAGACTCGCTTCTATCTCAGTAGTATTTTCTTCTCCCCCCGTGCAAATCCCCTCTACGGGATTTCAGCACCGAA from Balaenoptera musculus isolate JJ_BM4_2016_0621 chromosome 3, mBalMus1.pri.v3, whole genome shotgun sequence encodes the following:
- the ARRDC3 gene encoding arrestin domain-containing protein 3 isoform X2, with amino-acid sequence MVVPKAAIYQTQAFYAKGKMKEVKQLVANLRGESLSSGKTETWNGKLLKIPPVSPSILDCSIIRVEYSLMVYVDIPGAMDLFLNLPLVIGTIPLHPFGSRTSSVSSQCSMNMNWLGLSLPERPEAPPSYAEVVTEEQRRNNLAPVSACDDFERALQGPLFAYIQEFRFLPPPLYSEIDPNPDQSADDRPSCPSR
- the ARRDC3 gene encoding arrestin domain-containing protein 3 isoform X1; translation: MVLGKVKSLTISFDCLNDSNVPVYSSGDTVSGRVNLEVTGEIRVKSLKIHARGHAKVRWTESRNAGSNTAYTQNYTEEVEYFNHKDILIGHERDDDNSEEGFNTIHSGRHEYAFSFELPQTPLATSFEGRHGSVRYWVKAELHRPWLLPVKLKKEFTVFEHIDINTPSLLSPQAGTKEKTLCCWFCTSGPISLSAKIERKGYTPGESIQIFAEIENCSSRMVVPKAAIYQTQAFYAKGKMKEVKQLVANLRGESLSSGKTETWNGKLLKIPPVSPSILDCSIIRVEYSLMVYVDIPGAMDLFLNLPLVIGTIPLHPFGSRTSSVSSQCSMNMNWLGLSLPERPEAPPSYAEVVTEEQRRNNLAPVSACDDFERALQGPLFAYIQEFRFLPPPLYSEIDPNPDQSADDRPSCPSR